In Streptomyces sp. NBC_00091, the following proteins share a genomic window:
- a CDS encoding transposase yields the protein MKADMGRRYRAYPTTVQDQVLTRWGHTARALWNVALEQRVYLWEQRRYTLRSAEQCKYLTAARADLGWIKDLPAQAGQQILRQLDQAYDNFWNSNLRAGFPRRKKRGHRLSVSLPGQAVEVRKVNRKWAEVRLPRLGWLRFRLSRGIGGTIRNATVSRDAGGWHISFGVHTGRQPGVPNGKPSCGVDFGVTASAFVSTETTPRSMPSTLTPNERKRLKALEQRRARQLT from the coding sequence ATGAAGGCTGACATGGGGCGCAGGTACCGTGCGTACCCCACCACGGTCCAGGATCAGGTCCTGACCAGGTGGGGACACACGGCGCGAGCCCTGTGGAATGTTGCTCTGGAACAGCGGGTGTATCTGTGGGAGCAGCGCAGGTACACCCTGCGGTCGGCCGAGCAGTGCAAGTACCTGACCGCCGCCCGTGCAGACTTGGGCTGGATCAAAGACCTGCCCGCGCAGGCGGGGCAGCAGATCCTGCGTCAGCTGGACCAGGCCTACGACAACTTCTGGAACTCGAACCTACGAGCCGGATTTCCGAGGCGGAAAAAGCGCGGCCACCGCCTCTCGGTCTCGCTCCCTGGCCAAGCGGTGGAAGTCCGCAAGGTCAACCGCAAATGGGCCGAGGTGCGTCTTCCCAGGCTCGGATGGCTGCGCTTCAGGCTCTCCCGGGGGATCGGGGGAACGATCCGAAACGCAACCGTCTCCCGGGACGCCGGTGGCTGGCACATCTCCTTCGGTGTTCACACCGGACGTCAGCCTGGGGTGCCGAACGGGAAGCCCTCGTGCGGGGTGGACTTCGGCGTCACCGCCTCCGCGTTCGTCTCCACCGAAACCACGCCCCGCTCCATGCCGTCGACACTCACCCCCAACGAACGCAAGCGACTCAAAGCACTGGAGCAGCGCAGGGCGCGGCAGCTCACCTAA
- a CDS encoding cation diffusion facilitator family transporter gives MSASGGTKAIVAALAANLAIAVAKFVAFLFSGSSSMLAESVHSVADSGNQGLLLLGGKKAQREATPQHPFGYGRERYIYAFLVSIVLFTVGGMFAIYEGYEKIHDPHEIEAWYWPVGVLAFAIVAEGFSFRTAIKESNETRGSQSWGQFIKSAKAPELPVVLLEDLGALVGLVLALGGVGLALITGNGVWDGIGTLCIGILLIVIAVVLALETKSLLLGEAAGTDEVEKIKAALVDGDTVTRVIHMRTLHLGPEELLVAAKIAVQGDDTATEVANAINAAEARIRAAVPIARVIYLEPDIYNPEAAQADGR, from the coding sequence ATGAGCGCGTCGGGCGGTACCAAGGCGATCGTGGCGGCACTCGCCGCCAACCTCGCCATCGCTGTAGCCAAGTTCGTGGCATTCCTCTTCAGCGGCTCCTCGTCGATGCTCGCGGAAAGCGTCCACTCGGTGGCCGACTCCGGAAACCAGGGGCTGCTGCTCCTCGGCGGGAAGAAGGCGCAGCGCGAGGCGACCCCCCAACACCCCTTCGGGTACGGGCGGGAACGCTACATCTACGCCTTCCTCGTCTCCATCGTGCTCTTCACCGTCGGCGGCATGTTCGCCATCTACGAGGGCTACGAGAAGATCCACGACCCGCACGAGATCGAGGCCTGGTACTGGCCCGTCGGCGTGCTCGCCTTCGCGATCGTCGCGGAGGGCTTCTCCTTCCGCACCGCGATCAAGGAGTCGAACGAAACCCGGGGCAGCCAGAGCTGGGGCCAGTTCATCAAGAGCGCCAAGGCCCCCGAACTCCCCGTGGTCCTGCTGGAAGACCTCGGCGCGCTCGTCGGCCTGGTCCTCGCCCTCGGCGGCGTCGGCCTGGCCCTGATCACCGGCAACGGCGTCTGGGACGGCATCGGCACGCTCTGCATCGGCATCCTGCTGATCGTCATCGCCGTCGTACTGGCCCTGGAGACCAAGTCCCTGCTCCTGGGCGAGGCCGCCGGCACCGACGAGGTCGAGAAGATCAAGGCCGCGCTCGTCGACGGGGACACCGTCACCCGCGTCATCCACATGCGGACCCTGCACCTCGGCCCCGAGGAACTCCTCGTCGCCGCCAAGATCGCCGTCCAGGGCGACGACACGGCCACGGAGGTGGCGAACGCCATCAACGCCGCCGAGGCCCGCATCCGCGCGGCCGTCCCGATCGCCCGCGTGATCTACCTGGAGCCGGACATCTACAACCCCGAGGCCGCCCAGGCCGACGGCCGCTGA
- the lepB gene encoding signal peptidase I: MEHRPGRGRGIAAIVLLVLGAVILGGVTVAKAVAPPARYTEGKAVGWQMAPTYTNGESIYLEPVAKGGLRRGDIVLASVPWSLQKTQMNRVIAVGGDRIRYKPSSKITGQYRLVLNGEPLDEPYLEQWKNPSAVAFDVKVPKGYVFLMADNRMNSDGSQYANNGPVPAAKVASKVVAYPMAKLAVWGQLAGVLVVVVGGVLGFVARRARKRAPEAVPADRSVPEARPAAAEAGAAAPGERADVQS, from the coding sequence ATGGAACACAGGCCAGGACGCGGACGCGGGATCGCGGCGATCGTCCTGCTGGTGCTCGGAGCGGTCATCCTCGGTGGGGTGACGGTGGCGAAGGCCGTGGCCCCGCCGGCTCGCTACACGGAGGGCAAGGCGGTCGGCTGGCAGATGGCGCCGACCTACACCAACGGGGAGAGCATCTACCTGGAGCCGGTCGCCAAGGGCGGGCTGCGGCGGGGTGACATCGTCCTCGCCTCCGTTCCGTGGTCCCTGCAGAAGACCCAGATGAACCGCGTCATCGCCGTGGGCGGAGACCGCATCCGGTACAAGCCGAGCAGCAAGATCACCGGCCAGTACCGCCTGGTCCTGAACGGCGAGCCGCTGGACGAGCCGTACCTGGAGCAGTGGAAGAACCCGTCGGCGGTGGCCTTCGACGTGAAGGTGCCCAAGGGCTACGTCTTTCTGATGGCCGACAACCGGATGAACTCCGACGGCTCGCAGTACGCGAACAACGGGCCGGTCCCGGCGGCCAAGGTCGCCTCGAAGGTCGTGGCGTACCCGATGGCGAAGCTGGCCGTGTGGGGGCAGCTGGCCGGTGTCCTGGTGGTGGTCGTCGGCGGTGTGCTCGGTTTCGTGGCCCGGCGGGCGCGCAAGCGGGCCCCTGAGGCCGTTCCCGCCGACCGGAGCGTCCCGGAGGCGCGGCCGGCCGCCGCCGAGGCGGGCGCGGCCGCGCCCGGTGAGCGCGCGGACGTGCAGTCGTAA
- a CDS encoding fructose-specific PTS transporter subunit EIIC → MTSPAGPPGDGGPSGHKRLKLLAVTACPTGIAHTYMAAEKLQQAAAELGVDMKVETQGSIGAENVLSDNDVREADGIIIAADKEVDRERFAGKRVLSTGVADGIHKPKELIERVQSAPVQTGTAGPAGGGGGAGGGKERSLAYKALMNGVSYMIPFVVVGGLLIAIALALGGHATAEGYAVTPGTFWDHVFQIGVLGFTLMIPILSGYIAYAIGDRPALVPGMIGGFIANTGALYDSKSGAGFIGAIVTGFLAGYLVLWIKKVKVPKVVQPIMPIIVIPIVATTALGLFFIYVIGKPISWVFESLTGWLSGMTGTSAILLGALLGLMIAFDMGGPVNKTAFLFGTGLIASGNYAVMGMCAAAIPVMPLGQGLATVLRRKLYSEQERDTGMAAMFMGMFGISEGAIPFAAARPAIVIPANMLGGAVAGAVAGVAGVGDHVPHGGPIVAALGAISGWVWFLIAIAIGTVVTALTTNALIEIKERRGGKAAAPVVTGAAEPVLAGVGAGAGAGGTAVLTKAAPAAAPGGGDGEPEVLSGYLTERTVKTELASDTKEAAIREMAGMLASTGHVRDVEELVRVALAREAQGTTGLGESIAIPHAKTDAVTRPTVGFARSGEGIEWGSLDGTKARLVFMIAVPEAAAGDEHLRILALLSRKLMDGDFRARLQCAPDERAVLEVLREIH, encoded by the coding sequence GTGACCAGTCCAGCCGGCCCTCCCGGTGACGGCGGCCCGAGCGGCCACAAGCGCCTGAAGCTGCTCGCCGTCACGGCGTGCCCCACGGGGATCGCGCACACCTACATGGCCGCGGAGAAGCTCCAGCAGGCCGCCGCCGAGCTCGGCGTGGACATGAAGGTGGAGACCCAGGGCTCCATCGGGGCCGAGAACGTGCTCTCTGACAACGATGTCAGGGAGGCGGACGGGATCATCATCGCCGCCGACAAGGAGGTCGACCGCGAGCGCTTCGCCGGCAAGCGGGTCCTGTCCACCGGGGTCGCCGACGGCATCCACAAGCCGAAGGAACTGATCGAGCGCGTGCAGAGCGCGCCGGTGCAGACGGGCACGGCCGGCCCGGCGGGCGGCGGGGGCGGCGCGGGCGGCGGCAAGGAGCGCAGCCTCGCGTACAAGGCGCTGATGAACGGTGTCTCGTACATGATCCCGTTCGTGGTGGTGGGCGGTCTGCTGATCGCCATCGCGCTGGCCCTGGGCGGTCACGCCACGGCCGAGGGGTACGCGGTCACGCCGGGCACCTTCTGGGACCACGTCTTCCAGATCGGCGTCCTGGGCTTCACCCTGATGATCCCGATCCTGTCCGGCTACATCGCGTACGCCATCGGCGACCGGCCGGCGCTGGTGCCCGGCATGATCGGCGGCTTCATCGCGAACACCGGGGCGCTCTACGACTCGAAGTCGGGCGCGGGCTTCATCGGCGCGATTGTGACGGGCTTCCTGGCGGGCTACCTGGTCCTGTGGATCAAGAAGGTCAAGGTCCCCAAGGTCGTCCAGCCGATCATGCCGATCATCGTGATCCCGATCGTGGCGACGACCGCGCTCGGCCTGTTCTTCATCTACGTCATCGGCAAGCCGATCTCGTGGGTCTTCGAGAGCCTGACCGGCTGGCTGTCGGGCATGACCGGCACCAGCGCGATCCTGCTCGGCGCGCTGCTCGGCCTGATGATCGCCTTCGACATGGGCGGCCCGGTCAACAAGACGGCGTTCCTCTTCGGTACGGGGCTCATCGCCTCCGGGAACTACGCGGTCATGGGCATGTGCGCGGCGGCCATCCCGGTCATGCCGCTCGGCCAGGGCCTGGCGACGGTGCTGCGCCGCAAGCTGTACTCGGAGCAGGAGCGCGACACGGGCATGGCGGCGATGTTCATGGGCATGTTCGGCATCTCCGAGGGTGCGATCCCCTTCGCGGCGGCGCGGCCGGCGATCGTCATCCCGGCGAACATGCTGGGCGGCGCGGTGGCCGGTGCGGTCGCCGGTGTGGCGGGCGTGGGCGACCACGTGCCGCACGGCGGTCCGATCGTGGCTGCGTTGGGTGCCATCAGCGGCTGGGTCTGGTTCCTGATCGCGATCGCCATCGGCACGGTGGTGACCGCGCTGACGACCAACGCGCTGATCGAGATCAAGGAGCGGCGGGGCGGGAAGGCCGCCGCGCCGGTCGTGACGGGGGCGGCGGAGCCCGTGCTCGCCGGTGTGGGTGCCGGGGCCGGGGCGGGCGGGACGGCCGTGCTGACGAAGGCGGCCCCCGCCGCCGCTCCCGGCGGCGGGGACGGGGAGCCGGAGGTGCTGTCCGGGTACCTGACCGAGCGGACCGTCAAGACGGAGCTGGCCTCGGACACCAAGGAGGCGGCGATCCGCGAAATGGCCGGGATGCTGGCCTCCACCGGGCACGTCCGGGACGTCGAGGAGCTCGTACGGGTGGCGCTCGCCCGGGAGGCGCAGGGCACGACCGGGCTCGGCGAGTCGATCGCGATCCCGCACGCCAAGACCGACGCGGTCACCCGGCCCACGGTCGGCTTCGCCCGGTCCGGTGAGGGCATCGAGTGGGGCTCGCTGGACGGTACGAAGGCCCGGCTGGTCTTCATGATCGCGGTGCCGGAGGCCGCCGCCGGTGACGAGCACCTGCGGATCCTGGCGCTGCTGTCGCGCAAGCTGATGGACGGGGACTTCCGGGCGCGGCTCCAGTGCGCACCGGACGAGCGGGCCGTCCTCGAGGTGCTGCGCGAGATCCACTAG